From a region of the Syngnathus typhle isolate RoL2023-S1 ecotype Sweden linkage group LG12, RoL_Styp_1.0, whole genome shotgun sequence genome:
- the dab2ipb gene encoding DAB2 interacting protein b isoform X1 yields the protein MAGITRKGSGRRSYYYRFLGKSRLQRQRSRSRSRTRPAARKESPPERSGRRRSMPGSPTDKNPPTMEAASASAAAATTPFRVTVSTGFLSRRLKGSIKRTKSQPKLDRNSSFRHILPGFRNVDNDRSHLMPRLKESRSHESLLSPSSAVEALDLSMEDEIIIKPVHSSILGQDYCFEVTTSSGSKCFSCRSSAERDKWMENLRRAVQPNKDNSRRVENMLRLWLIEAKDLPAKKKYFCELCLDDALYARTTCKLKTDNVFWGEHFEFNNLPAVRNVTAHLYKDTDKKKKKDKNNYVGLVSIPVATVSGRQFVEKWYPVSTPNPAKGKASGPMIRIKARYQSMNILPMEMYKEFAEYTTNNYMLLCSVLEPGISVKNKEEMACALVHILQSTGKAKDFLTDLMMSEVDRCGENEHLIFRENTLATKAIEEYLKLVGQKYLQDALGEFIKALYESDENCEVDPSKCSSGELQEHQSNLKMCCELAFCKIINSYCVFPRELKEVFASWRQDCGNRGRPDISERLISASLFLRFLCPAIMSPSLFNLMQEYPDDRTARTLTLIAKVTQNLANFAKFGNKEEYMSFMNQFLEHEWSNMQRFLLEISNPETISNTAGFEGYIDLGRELSTLHSLLSEVVSQMDQSATSKLGPLPRILREVSVALSNPSSVHAPPAGSPEQTSSSPGEAGCSISTGLQKMVIENDLAGLVDFTRLPSPTPENKDLFFVTRSSGIQPSPARSSSYSETNEPDLGMPNSSKSLSMVDLQDPRSLEGGPSSGPSDALAEVSTGGWAARVPQCNVPGGPNMRRPGQTPTTPSTESAPGRPAQLLAPLSFQNPVYQMATCLPVSPRGLTDSGSECHSSVSSHSNNEDGPPGGKLPFLNHGGGSSGDEYARRSGEFTRRQLSLTEAQHQPAVPRQNSAGPQRRIDQPPPPQSVTRGRTPPGLLNSGPYARPGSGGGIMTSSPDWPMGGGGARLRQQSSSTKGDSPETKQRAHHKQAPSPVNPSALDRTAAWLLNMNVQYLDHETTEHDSLRHREDLTQVQKYQQEIALLQEKLRASVQKLEEYEARLKGQDEQAQKVLMEYQARLEESEERLRRQQDDKDLQMKGIISRLMSVEEELKKDHSDMQAVVDSKQKIIDAQEKRIASLDAANTRLMSALTQLKERYSTQSRNGISPTNPTKLQITENGEFRNSSNC from the exons ATGGCCGGGATTACCAGGAAGGGATCCGGGAGACGGTCGTACTACTACAGATTCCTGGGCAAGTCTcggctgcagcggcagcgcagTCGCTCTCGCAGTCGAACCCGGCCGGCTGCGAGGAAGG AGTCTCCTCCAGAGAGGTCCGGGCGCCGACGCAGCATGCCCGGCAGCCCGACGGACAAAAACCCGCCCACCATGGAGGCCGCGTCGgcctctgccgccgccgccaccacgccATTCAGAGTCACCGTGAGTACT GGCTTCTTGAGTCGGCGGCTGAAGGGCTCCATCAAGCGCACCAAGAGTCAACCCAAACTGGACCGCAACTCCAGCTTCAGGCATATTCTGCCAGGCTTCCGCAACGTGGACAATGACAG ATCTCATCTGATGCCAAGGCTGAAGGAGTCTCGCTCCCATGAGTCACTGCTCAGTCCCAGCAGCGCTGTGGAAGCTCTGGACTTAAGCATGGAGGACGAGATCATCATCAAACCCGTGCACAGCAGCATCCTCGGCCAGGACTACTGCTTCGAG GTGACGACCTCCTCGGGGAGCAAGTGCTTTTCCTGCCGTTCGTCAGCCGAGAGGGACAAATGGATGGAGAACCTGAGGAGAGCCGTGCAGCCAAACAAG GACAACAGCCGGCGGGTGGAGAACATGCTGCGACTGTGGCTCATCGAGGCCAAGGACCTCCCCGCCAAGAAGAAATACTTCTGCGagttgtgcctggacgacgcgcTGTACGCCCGCACCACCTGCAAGCTCAAGACGGACAACGTTTTCTGGGGCGAGCACTTTGAGTTCAACAACCTGCCGGCGGTGCGCAACGTCACGGCGCACCTCTACAAGGACACggacaagaagaaaaagaaggacaAGAACAACTACGTGGGATTGGTCAGCATTCCCGTGGCCACGGTGAGCGGGCGGCAGTTTGTGGAGAAGTGGTACCCGGTCAGTACGCCCAACCCCGCCAAAGGCAAGGCGTCGGGACCCATGATCCGAATCAAGGCCCGCTACCAGAGCATGAACATCCTCCCCATGGAGATGTACAAGGAGTTCGccgagtacaccaccaacaactACATGCTGCTTTGCTCCGTGCTCGAGCCCGGCATCAGCGTCAAGAACAAGGAAGAGATGGCTTGCGCGCTGGTTCATATTCTGCAGAGCACCGGCAAAGCCAAA GACTTCCTGACGGACCTGATGATGTCGGAAGTGGACCGCTGCGGGGAGAACGAGCACCTGATCTTCCGCGAGAACACGCTGGCCACCAAAGCCATCGAGGAGTACCTCAAACTGGTGGGCCAGAAGTACCTGCAGGATGCTCTTG GCGAGTTCATAAAGGCTCTTTACGAGTCTGACGAAAACTGCGAGGTGGACCCGTCCAAGTGCTCGTCGGGGGAGCTCCAGGAGCATCAGAGCAACCTGAAGATGTGCTGCGAGCTGGCCTTCTGCAAGATCATCAACTCGTACTG CGTGTTCCCGCGAGAGCTGAAAGAGGTGTTCGCGTCGTGGCGGCAGGATTGCGGCAACCGCGGCCGGCCGGACATCAGCGAGCGGCTGATCAGCGCCTCGCTCTTCCTGCGCTTCCTGTGCCCGGCCATCATGTCGCCGTCGCTTTTCAACCTGATGCAGGAATACCCCGACGACCGCACGGCGCGCACCCTCACGCTCATTGCCAAGGTCACGCAGAACCTGGCCAATTTTGCCAA GTTCGGGAACAAGGAGGAGTACATGTCCTTCATGAATCAGTTCCTTGAGCATGAGTGGAGCAACATGCAGCGCTTCCTGCTGGAGATCTCCAACCCGGAGACCATCTCCAACACGGCCGGCTTCGAGGGCTACATCGACCTGGGCCGCGAGCTCTCCACGCTGCACTCCCTCCTCTCCGAGGTGGTCTCCCAGATGGACCAG AGCGCCACCTCCAAGCTTGGACCTCTGCCGAGGATTTTGCGGGAGGTCAGTGTGGCGCTGAGCAACCCGTCCAGCGTCCACGCACCGCCCGCCGGGTCGCCGGAACAGACGAGCTCGTCGCCCGGCGAGGCCGGCTGCAGCATCTCCACGGGGCTGCAGAAGATGGTCATCGAAAACGACCTCGCGGG ATTGGTCGATTTCACGCGGCTGCCCTCCCCCACCCCTGAAAACAAGGACCTATTTTTCGTGACGAGAAGCTCGGGGATCCAGCCTTCCCCGGCACGCAGCTCCAGTTATTCGGAGACCAACGAACCAGATTTGGGCATGCCCAACAGCAGCAAGAGTCTGTCCATGGTGGACCTGCAAGACCCCCGCAGTCTGGAAGGCGGTCCAAGTTCCGGCCCCTCGGACGCTTTAGCTGAAGTTTCAACGGGTGGCTGGGCCGCCAGGGTGCCGCAGTGCAACGTCCCCGGAGGTCCCAACATGAGGCGGCCCGGCCAGACCCCGACCACCCCGAGCACGGAAAGCGCTCCGGGCCGACCCGCCCAGCTACTCGCCCCGCTGTCCTTCCAGAATCCGGTCTACCAG ATGGCCACCTGCCTTCCGGTGTCCCCTCGGGGTCTTACCGACTCGGGCTCCGAGTGCCACAGCTCGGTCAGCTCCCACAGCAACAATGAGGACGGCCCGCCCGGCGGGAAACTCCCCTTCCTGAATCACGGCGGCGGGAGCAGCGGCGACGAATACGCCAGACGCTCGGGCGAGTTCACGCGCCGACAGCTGTCCCTTACGGAGGCTCAGCACCAGCCCGCCGTCCCCCGGCAGAACAGCGCCGGGCCCCAGCGACGGATAGACCAGCCACCGCCGCCCCAGAGCGTGACGCGGGGCCGCACGCCGCCCGGTCTGCTCAACAGCGGCCCCTACGCCCGGCCCGGCTCGGGCGGCGGCATCATGACCTCGTCGCCGGACTGGCCcatgggcggcggcggcgcccgcCTGCGCCAACAGTCGTCCTCGACCAAGGGGGACAGTCCTGAGACCAAGCAGAGGGCGCATCACAAACAG GCCCCCTCCCCCGTGAACCCCAGTGCGCTGGACCGCACGGCAGCGTGGCTTTTGAATATGAATGTGCAGTATTTAGACCATGAGACCACGGAGCACGACTCACTGAGGCACAGAGAGGATCTGACGCAGGTGCAGAAG TACCAGCAGGAGATCGCGCTGCTGCAGGAGAAGCTGCGGGCCTCCGTGCAGAAGCTGGAAGAGTACGAGGCCCGTCTCAAGGGTCAGGACGAGCAGGCCCAGAAAGTCCTGATGGAGTACCAAGCCCGGCTGGAGGAGTCCGAGGAGCGTCTGCGCCGGCAGCAGGACGACAAGGACCTTCAGATGAAGGGCATCATCAGCAG GTTAATGTCGGTGGAGGAGGAGCTGAAGAAAGATCACTCGGACATGCAGGCGGTGGTGGACTCCAAACAGAAGATCATTGACGCGCAG GAGAAGCGCATCGCATCTCTGGACGCGGCCAACACTCGTCTGATGAGCGCCCTGACGCAACTGAAGGAGCGCTACAGCACGCAGTCGCGCAACGGCATCTCGCCCACCAACCCCACCAAGCTGCAGATCACCGAGAACGGTGAGTTCCGCAACAGCAGCAACTGTTAG